A region of the Alligator mississippiensis isolate rAllMis1 chromosome 5, rAllMis1, whole genome shotgun sequence genome:
acctttcatACACTTTAAATCTTCTCAAGACTAACTCCTTAAGACAGTGAATACTCCCTAGAACTGAACATACTGCATTAACAAACCAAATGGTGAAATCCCGATTCCTGCTCTCAAATGAAATAGAAAGCACTACAATATTTAGAGAAATGAAAAGTTATACAAAATTCTTGGGTGATCCTAATGTTGCTGAAGTCAAAGGTAGATTTGTTGCTAATTAACAAGTGAAGAATTAGGCATACTGAATGTTCCTACAGATCGGATTTGTAACATAATTTTCACTTGTGGAATGCACAGTCCACCTCAAATTTCCTCATCAAGAATGCTACAATTAAAATCCAGCTAAACACCACATGCTGAGTGCATGTGACTGTTTTCAGCTTCTACAGTACTCCTATAACTGTGCAGTCAGTCCACTTCATGAACTGGAATTTGTTACACTGACTATAAACTGTACTTTTCCTTGAATGAATGATGACCATATCTATCTGACAAAGCCAAAAAAACCAAATGGCCCTCATCAGTCTTGATAAAATGCATTTCAGcaattttctttaaatacattttacttGTGGGATTATGTCAATCAGCTGATGAATATTTCCTGTCCAAAACAGTGCTCCATttatagaaagaaaataaagcaaacaaataaaaaaaatcccctcaaTTCTTTGTAAAGAGGCCTCATCTAAGCTTTTAAGTAAAGCCATAAAATACTCAATATACAAATCAGGCATATGTTTGGAAATTGCTTTTCTAGCTAAGACCATTATTGAGATGTGATGCTAAgtctgcatttatttttgttctaatggatacagacagcagctgcagattcagctttttaatgcaaaaaaTTACAGTGCCTtttgaggggtgtaggttgtagccgtggacactcctccagagagacagactgcacgtttgaaagagccacctggataccacatgaagaactgctgcagtacagaagaaaaccccccacaaatcgcacactgctggttatgacatatcacccctcccttgaacctgtacggaaaatcctcaaacaattgcaacctatactagaaagagaccctattcttaaaaagatcttcccagagccacccatcctagcctttaaacaagcactgaacctcgccaacctcatcaccagaagcaaacttcctcaaccccagaacacaccaaaaggatgcagaccgtgccatgacaagaaatgcaaaacctgccaacacatctccaccacccccacaattactacaccccacaacagagccaccaGCAtgccaggatcttacagctgcacctctagaaatgtaatatatctcatccaatgcaccaaatgccctgatggaagatatgtaggagagaccaaacaacaactacacaccagaatgaacgcacaccggaaatccatcaaagacagaaacacccaattaccggtgggggcacatttctcacaagacaaccactctctctccaatctctcagtcctgatcctcaaaggaaacctacacaacacatcccagagatgagcctatgaactccactacatcaacctcctggatactaaaaatcatggactaaatatagacatgggATTTTTGACacgttataatctgcctggcaactgactccccagcccagcccctggcttctttacttttcattccatccagaaagagcacacaccaacagctgaaacttccttagcctgatgaagggtttttgaacccgaaagcttgtctaataactattctccaattatttgggttggtctaataaaagatatcagattcacccaaggaaccgtGTCTGCCTAATGCCTTTTGAGATAATTTATACCATCGATCCGTTATTCCAGCTAGAAAAGGGAAAATTCTCCTGGGTCACTTCCCTTTTCCTCGGTATTTTCCTTTATGTTTCTCTGATGATGTGATTACTTTTTCATATTTGGATGGGTCTGTCAGATTTATCTGAACAGGTAAAAATAATTAGTTTGGGTGAAGAATGATAAAGAAGAGAAAGCCAAAAGGGTACTGATCAGACATAACTTTGGAACCACTATTAAGGGTTAGGACACAATTTTTTGTAAACATATACTTTGGTTCAAACAGTAATAAAGGAAGTTCTATGGCTGTGCAAGAGCTAGTCAGACTTCTCTTTTGCCTTATAATCCATGAGTAATATAGGCATGGAAggatagaaaaaaattaataaccATGACTCTCAACCTCAAATGAAATTTTACCTGCTTTAGTATATCAATCAATTCTTTTCCTCTCTACAGTGAACATATCTTATATATTTAATTTACCTTTATAGTTCTGGTTTGCAATATATTCTTTATAATTACTACTTCAAGTGTACAAACTATGCCTTTATTTCCTATTTCTTTCATGCAAACACAATTATTTGAAATCACTCTTTGATGGCAAGAAATCTAGTCTccatgttacaaatatatttaAAGCTGGGTTTACCCTGGTTGTTCTACATCTCCTCCGATgtaaaaaatatattatgaaaacataaaaaaaatcagaacatgaTAGTTTAACTCTTTCCAGAGCTAGCAGCattatttttaatacataaaGCCATATGTTTGTTCTATGCAAACAAATATAGATCAAAGTGGATATGGTCTATTTGATCAAAGTGGAAAATtgacacatttttcattttatgtaTGCATATTtatcaatataaaaataaaacgaAAAACCAAAAACAGTGGTTCGTAGCAAAAATCCCTCTCCTGTGTGCTCCCACAAGTTCCAGTCTTTCAAATTCTTGTGTATATGGCCAATTCTGTCTACTGGCAGAACCAGGGTCATAATTACTCTCCTATCTCATCAAGAAATTTGATGCTCCATTAGACCAAGTAGCACAGGGAGGCAGGTAATTCTACAGCCCTCTTCAGAGGGCCCATAAAATGGTCCCACCCTGTCTTTGCTGGCAATGTATCTTGTTCTTTATGTAGTGCTACCTTAAAACCTTCTACAAAGTTTACTGTCCTGGTACCTAAATCCAGTTCTGTGGTACATGGacctgcagaggctgaagacacTGGATCTGCCTTCCAATAAAGAAGTAAAAGATACCATATCACAAAATGTACTTTGTTAATTTGTTCTAACAGCCAGGCTAGTAGTACTATTTCTATAATGGTACATAACATGACACTGTGTTAGTACAATGAGAACCCAGTATGGTATTCTGCCATGAAACATGGAAGAGGTAAAACTACTCAATATGAACAAACAAGGGAGAATAATTTAAGTTGTTAAAAGTTATATTGTGAGAAATGAACAGCCTACacataaaaaatgaaaatgtaaactgTTATTAAATGAAGTTGAGACTGGAATAATTCATGTACCAGTATTACAACTGTATAAGAAAGAGGTACTATACAGGTATGGATTTTGTGTAAAGGACAATTCTGCATAGGAACACTTCTCATGGGAATAAACTTGGATGGGCCAGGGGATGTTTTCCAGGCCTAGTACCTGGGGCTCTGAAGGATTAATACCACTGGCTGGATTCAGGCATAGTGCAGCCAAATGCTGCATTGACTTTCTCACTGAATTCTGCCAAAGTATGTTCAAGAAAGGGAATAAATGAATTTTGGTCTTTTCTACTGTCCATATTATACTAGTTTGATTACGAAACACTTTAGGTAGTGACTATacaaatttgcaatttttaaaacaagACAACTATTTTAAATCTGTATTCACTTTTTGGTTTTGCTTGCAAGAAGTGACATAACTAGTGAGGCaatggggaagagagaaaaaagtgaCTGTAGCCAGCAGCTTCACATTCACGTTTGGTCGTGAACCAGAAGTTGCCATTTGCGCTTTGTCCTGGGTGCCTGGGCACATCCCTACACTGCTGCTTGCAAGTACCATAAATGTCAAATATGTCTGCTGCACTATAGTCAgattttaataatcttttcacaTTAGTTTAGTTTTTTGGAAGTTGCTTAATCTAAATCTGTTTGCTCAGAATCAGAAACAAAATTGCATTTTAGGGGCAGCATCTTAATATCAGTGATGTTCATGTTCTGCTCTGAACCTCATGTATTATCATATTCAGTGCCATTAATGgaatatttacattttgtttttgagTACATGCCTAATTTACTTAACACTTGTTAATTTTCTTACAGTCCTTAACATTGACGTCAACTGTGGTTAACAGACTACTTGGATTTTTATAAACATATTTATAAAACTTAATTCTTAAAATATTTCATGTGTAAAGCATAGGCCACATATATGCCAGATTCTCATCTTAAGTAAATGTGTACTATTACACAGCTTGAAAATTTATTTACAATACGTTCACATGTGAAGGAGGACAACAATCCATGATCCATACACACTTTATATGACACTGAAATCTATTAATATCatctttaaattttaattttaatctgAACAGTTAAATACTGATAATATAACCTTTTCATACGTGCTATGGAGGTCTAAGGATTTAAGGGGCATTTCATGATAACAACATTTGCCAGGTAACTGTGTTGTCAGTGATCTTATTTTCTTATAGCTATTTTGCAGGGAAAGCCTTAACTTCTGCTACTCTGCCAGTTTCCCTCAAACCTAATTCCAGGTATAAGAAGATGGTTAAGTGAGGTTTCCCCTTAATACTGCCAACTGAGATGTCAGTTGGGAAGGTTCCTGTGATGTGGACATGGAATTGGTACCTGGTACAATGTGTGCAAGTGCATTTCATGCTAATGAACATAGGATATAATAGCTTTCATTCATTCCTAATCTCtgtgatttaatagattttatacCTTATAAATCATCTAGTCCCCTGCTAAAAACAATCAGAAAATTAAGGGAATTTAAAACATCCCCATTTCCCATACCTTGTGTAACAATGCTTGTTGACTTGCCATCATAGGATTATACTGCATTTGATCCATACAGTTGGGTTGAGTTTCTGGTGGGCACTGGTACATAGACACAGCACCTGCATAACATGTTTGAGGAGTCAGCATAACTGGTTCAGAATTTATTCCACACCCTTGATTCTCAGGGATGTGCTGTAAACAATTGAGAAAACCTTCCAAGGTGGAAGAAGCAGGATAGGTTGATCCATCAAAGCTTCCTACAGGGAAGTCTATTTGGGTAAAATTAGAAAGCTGTGGCACCATGCCTGTGGGTTGCTTGTAAGGAATAAACTCTTGTCTACATGCATAAGGTGCAACGTTGACTTCCGATTTGTAAGTGCACTCTTGTGTAGTTCCATGGGTGCCAGGAAATGCATATTGCTCTGGCTGTTGTGAACAGCTAAGAGGTACACTACTGACAGAATTCCAATTTGAGAACATCCCGTTGACCTGCATGTGCTTCATTTTCTGACACAGTTGTTGCTGATGTTGTTCTACCACTTGTTTCTGGTGTTGATGAAGTTGTTGCTGGTCAAACTCTTGCTGTACCAAGCAGCTGGCATTCTGAACCATGGGCTGTTGCTGATGGCAACCTGAATATAAGAAGTCAGTTTTATTATTTAGGGAATCTTGAACATATGTCAGGATTTCATCAGTTATGTCCATGTCTCCAATATCATCCACACCagaaaattctgtttttaaaaactccTCGTCCTGCTGAATGCATTTTATATCTTCAAAGTCAATACCCAGACTTTTCATGATGCTGTACAAATCACTGTTTTTGTTATCTTGAAAGAGCTCTGCATTGTTTTCAGGCAGTATGAAGTTGCTTTCTTGGGGGCACTCAGTTAGCTCCTGCTTCAGGATGTTATTTCCAACTGGTAAGAGATtatcctgccagctgctgctgataACATTGCCCAATTCGTCCCTGGCATCTGTAAAGAAGCTTCTCTCAAAGGAAAGTTTATTTGACGCCGGAGGGCAGAGATACACAGACTCATCTTGCCTTAGCATGGCACCCAGCAGTGAACTGGGATCAACAGATTCTTTGTGTAGTGTAGCTTTGGCAGCAGCTCCTTTCCCAATGATACTTTTCATCTTTGCCTGAGAAGGATCCATTAGACTAGGCACTGGGAAAGTTACCTCATACAACACAGCCTCACCAGTGGCAAACATAAATGGCAACTTCATGTTTCGCTTCCGTAGATGCTCTGCTCCTTCTTCATCTCTGAAATTAAAACACACATATGGTACAGTAACTGGAGTGCTACACTAATTACAGCAAAAGTTTAGTGCTACTTTTGTCCCTTGCAattgaaacattaaaaaagctAACTAAAACTCAACTTCAGTGGGTAAAATGAATAACAGATTATGAAAGAGATTAAACTGTAATGCCACTGTACATTTCCAAATCTTATATTTACATAATAACATATTCCATGTTTTTTCTATAATACTACGATTTGAGAATGAACATTAGTGCACAATATTCTGGCAAAATTGTTATTGATTGGCTAGATGTATGAATAATTCAGTACTGAACTGTCATTTTTCCCCTCACTTTCCAGGAGGAAGTGCTGAGTTTCTATGAATGATGTTAAAAATATAGTTAGTACTGTACCGTGAAGCTAATGTCTATAGGTAATTGTTATGTCTATGCAGCTGCAGTTGGATATCTTCTTTTCCCCAGCCTAGATAGTGTGAAAATTAAAGGTTGGGTTGAAGTACTGTTGTACCTGGAGCCTTAATGGCATCTGTCATGATCAGCATTACATATAGCTTCAGACAATCAAGAGAGAAATGTATCAAGAGTGGAAGTACTGCAATGATTGTTTCAACacatttaaaacaattacaataaaGCCTTCTGCTTCAGGACAGAGAGCACTTCATTTCAAGCTGAACAAACCTCCCCTGCCAAATCCTTGCTTAAGATCTACAATTCAGATCACGACTTGGAAAATTTCAaataaaggatgtggagaagcttgagagagtccagagaagagccatgtgcatgatcagaggtcagggaagcagaccctacgatgacaggctgagagccctggggctctttagcctggaaaagcgcaggctcaggggtgatctgatggccacctacaagtttatcaggggtgaccaccagtatctgggggaaagtttgttcaccagagcaccccaagggatgacgaggtcgaatggtcacaaactactacaagatcgtttcaggctggacataaggaagaatttctttactgtccgagcccccaaggtctggaacagcctgccaccggaggttgttcaagcgccttcattgaacaccttcaagatgaaactggatgcttatcttgctgggatcctatgaccccagctgacttcctgccctttgggcggggggctggactcgatcttccgaggtcccttccagccctaatgtctatgaaatgataCTGTCATTATAGAACAACTACTTACGTAAGAGGCCTCTGTGTTGCTATGATGTAATCCGGTCTTCCATTTTTGTAGACAAGGCGTGCATTTGCCTGTACCCAGGCCCATCTATTTTCTTTGGTAAGAAGTCTAAACACTGTCATGCCACTCTCTCCAGTTTTTATCACTAGAATTGATAAGGTCAGACTTACTTATTTCAGTGCAATTAAAAAACAATGAAACATAGAATTATGTTTATAGCACACTGTGTGAAGAGCAAGTTTATACTGAATAGTGGTAATTATTATAGTGTAAACATATATCCATATTATAGCATTATGTTCTCAAAAAGGCCATGGAGAAATGAAAACTAAGCCCATTTGACCCCAGGAAATAAAACTAAATGATATATTGAAAGCTTACTTGCCACCATGCTTGACATCAGTTACACATCAATATATAAAAGCCAAAGCACAAAAATAATTTCAAGAAATCCATTAAAGATTGAGAATACCCCATATGAATCATTGTCCATTATTTCCCCAATTGCAGGGACCACTAAATACAAAAACAAGTATATGAAAAAGCCTTGAGCTAGTTTACAGAGAAAAGGCAATTGTAATGATAAACATGACAGAACGTTAGCTATTAATTCAGATTGTGTCGTGCTTTAATTTATATAGCACTGGCACGAAAACAGTGGTACAATAGTGAGCAGCTTAAATGTAAATTATTTGAAGTCTCCCTCAAAAATGTAACTGCTATTACTTTTCCTGCAAATTCCTTTAAAGTATACCCGCACTTTAATTATATATAAACTGCCAAAATAATTGCATCATCAATAACTGCATTAAAACTGAATGAGAAAattaagttaaaaagaaaaataaagttttaagaGCTGTAAAGAGAAAATAATGTATTATAGAGAACACTAGCACTGGAGAAAGTCAATATGGAGCTCCTCACTTCACTACTTCCTAGAACCTTTCATTATTAGATATATTAAGTCTCCAAACATAGGAAGTTCTAAAAAGTTTGGAacatggttataaactcctccaagaccatttcaggctggacattttcactgtccgagcccccaaggcctggaacagactgctgccagagctggtgcaagcacctactctggactccttgaAGAGACATTTGTACGTTTATCTTGtcgggatcctgtgaccccagctgacttcctgcccctggggcagggggctggactcgatctcctgaggtcccttccagtcctaatgtctatgaaatctatgtttcTCATTAGTACCACCATTTTCAGTCCTGGTCTCAGACACAACTGGAAGTAATCAGTAGTTATCTTTGAATATCTTCACTTTCTTTTGAAGTTTTTAGTTGGAGTGACTAAATTGATCACTAAGTTCTTCTCTAAGGCTTCCCAAATTTGTAatatctgtgggtgcatctacacaagatgcttactgtgaagttacctaattagctccacagtaaagcgtcactgcCAACACAAGAactgctattaggccagagtaaactgaTTCACtctgtcataggatagtactgcccaacacaaagACTATTCTATGGAGGAGTTATTTACGCTGCTGCACCgtatatgtagacagtgaccagggctggctgtaGCCCGAGGGTGCTACAGGGTGGGATATCCTGCTGGACAGAACTGCATTGTAGCACCGTTGAGCTCCAGCCAGACcatccacagcatgctgagccaagcagaagcagccctggcctggcaggctgacccctcagaTTCCcccccagccaaggctgtgttGCCCTGgatcaatgtgctgcagtcctgggtgctgtgtactcaggagcaataaactgcagcatgaactgcgctggagtttattgtgttccATTAATATTCATGTATAGATGTGTCCTGTATGTACCAACTCTAAGTGTACTCTACACAGACACTGAACTATGCAAGCACAACCTGGGAAGAAGCCCACATCTTTGTCATCTCTCATTGACTAGGAGTAAAAGACAGATACCAGTTTGCTCTACAACTAATTATGAACAAGCAGGGTCACAAGAGTTTTAACTATATGCAAGTAACCTAAAACCAACCAGTAAGGACATTAAACATTCTTTCAAAAGACAGCAACAGTAAAAGTGCGTTTGCTAGTAGGGAACCTCTTAATGACACCTCCAAAAGCTTCCAGAGAGCACAATATTACAAGTACCAGAAACAAAGGACCAAAAGAAGTTCACCATATCACTGGTtgacattagaaaaaaaagtagTATACTTCTCATCTTAAACAGCTCTTGAGCAGAACACAATAACAGAGATTTATAAAACATGAATAGACATCTTTAGGGATTAATTTATGTTAAGAAAGCTAAATCAGGATCAAAGAAAGCACTCAGTTTAGTCTCTGACAGGAAACCTCTCTTAAAATTAGTCCTTCTGCCCAAGGGACATTGTTGAAATAGCAACAGTTGAGCTATGAAGAAGAGGAAGCGTGAACAGCAAGATGTGACAGGAACTGGGCCATTTAAATGGAAAGGTGGCTAGATAGGAATATAGAATACTTCTTCCAGCATCAACTGTTACATGTAGTAGGAAGACATCTACATTGAAAAGTATTTATTTTGTTAATACCTAGATTAATATGGGCTGTGTTACACAATTCTTCAGTATAATACAATCTTGGCTTTGTTTTAGCAGCCTGCCTTACCAGCAATGAATTACACTTACTTCGGACATGATTCTCAGCACAATAAAGCATATCAGCTGCATGAACAAACTGATAACCTGTTCCTCTCATGCACAACTCTGCTTCAGTATATCCCAGAACAATTTTCCCTCTGTAAGACAAAAAGGAAGACCTTCAGTTCTATTTACTGAACCCATTCACAGTTTAAACAAGGAGTAAACCTCCTGTAGATATAATATATTACCTATAGCAAGAGAGGACAAAAAGATTTACAACAGACAGCATGCAAAGGTGTGTCTATAATTTCTATTAAAATTTCAATAAAAAGATTTCATGATTTAGCTATGCCATTTTTAGTACATAGAATTAGGGCCACAAAAAAGCTAGCATGTTCAAAAACAGAGGCTTAAAATTAAGTTAGGTACTTAACTGCAGCGTTAGGAGCCTATGAATATATTAGTGGTCAAATTTCTGGCAATACAGGTTGCAACTCCTATTTACCTTAGTGTACATTGCTGGGTTTCTTGGTCTTTTTACATAGCAAAATTTCTTATTGCTATGTGCCTAAATATGTAATTAGATAGCCTAACTTTAGGGGGAAAATGTGCTCTCAATTTTCTTACTTAGTCTGACAGGTATTCAAAATTCTAGGCAACTTTCTTCTAGTAAATACTCTAACCACAAATATGCTGTTTTTGTTAATCAGTAATCTATGGGCCCTTATGTTGTAATGAAGAAGTCACAGAGATACTCTTGTTGATTCTCCTTCAGCGGGCCAGAAGCCACTTCAGCCCTGGTCCCATtaaaacaggaaaatattttaagcaCCTCTTTCATCTAGTAATTAATTAGATATCTTCTGCCATCTCCAATGCCCAAAGACACACCAGTCACCTAAGCTCCTCAGTTTAGGAGTGGATACGCATTCTGCTTACTAAGTGTAAAACAGTTGTGTAAGAAATAGCCATAAGAGTTAAACATAACTATGTAAAAGTCCTTTTGAAGGGTGAAAAAGATGCAAATCAGGGATGGGAAGGAAGAAATGAACAAGCAGTAATTGtgaagaagctggggggaggacaGGTAACAATGAAAGGTGACAGGGAAGGGCAGtatggggcagggactgggaaggaaatgaaaaaaagaagggaagcAAAAGAAATGCAGATACAATGGAAAGACAAGCAAAAGGAactgacaaagaaaaggaaaaagggacataagaaaaggaaagaaatgattTGGCCATAAGAAAAGGAGATTGTGGAAACTGAAAGATAAATACAAAGACAAATGGGGAAAGATAGAAACGTTATGGCTCAAATTTTTACTCGTATACCTACTTTTCTCAATCAGTATTTTGAGGAACATGAAAAAGCTTGCTGGAAAATGGTGGACAACAACCTGACTGCATTGTGAAGTCAAACTCAGATGGCCAATTATAAATGAAGAGAAAAGCCTAAAAGCACAGGAAATCTTAAATTTGAAAAGGAGGGATGAGGAGAAGCCAGAGGGCGCTTTTTGGCAGGAGTGTGAGAAACTTAATGGAATTTTTGCTATGCTGATCTGTCACCTACTAATGTagttgtcttttgttttgttttttagagaGAATCATTTGGAAGTTGGTCAAACACACTATAAAAAACAGATTTCATTTGTTTAATTTCTGTACCATTTTAATTCATAGTTAATTTTCAACAGATGACCTCTCCATAATAGTTAAGTCTATATGTATTAAAAGGGTATTCATATGGAAGTGATAAAAAGCTTACTCTGAGTTTAATGTAATCCATTCACATCAGGGGATATTACTCCAAATCATATTTAATAAAGGTTATTCTGAAGAgcaattttttcttttgttttggaatgagaattatttttaaaaactgcttttaAAGATGGTTTCTTTACACAGTCCCCATTCAACTTACAAATTCTTCATTTGCTAAGAAACATCAAAATACTCTAATATCAAGATACTTCCTACAACTCCAATACATGCTTAGCAATATCAATCTAAGTACTAAGCACTTCAAGATTTTAAAGGGCTAATGGCTAATTTGAACTGTTAGTAAAGAGATTTACATAACATCTTAAACAAAAGATCTTGCACATACTTTGCATCACAGCCTGTAGGCGTGAAGTCTAGCTTGTGTTTAGTTCTGAAGATGAAGTTTTTGGTTCGTATCTCAAGGATGGATGGAGGCTGCAGTGGGGTAGCTACAGCAAACAAAGCCAGCTGAGGAGACAGAGTAGAACCATCCTTCCCCTTCTTGTTCTGTCCATGAAGAAATTTTAATCGCCCTTGAAAATTCATGGCCTTcacaaaagtggaaaaaaaaatatcaatgaCTGGGTTACCTAAAACTTAATTCTTAAGTTTTAATAACAAAGTGCTGCTGCTTATTTCTTATTAGAAATCTACCTTCTCAAACTCATTGCAATCCCTCagtccaaccctcccccccaaatacaGCAGATATGATGTAAAAGAAATAAATAGCAAATAACAGCTGCATCCTTCTGAATCCTAAACGCTGATTCAGATGACCTTTTGTTATTCTTGATCATACAGCTTGCTATCTATTCATTATTATAAAATACACCATGGTAAAATCTATTTAAGTCTATTTAAAATCTATAAGCAGTCATGTAGCCTGTGAGAAATCTACCCTACCTCAAGATTCTGTTAAAAATGAAGATTATTAAACTGTTAAGAACAGCACATGATGTTTTCTGACCAGTAGCTATAATTTGGCTAACTCTTGGCAAACTCCTCTTTAATATCGAGTCACAAACAACAATACCAACAAAGTTTTATATAGGGAAAGCCCCATCATTTATAAATCAAACGCAATGTCACAAAAGTATTTATTCTCAATTTATAGATAAAGAATACTGAAGCACAAAATATGGAGATTCTTGCCAATATCATATAACAGCTCAGCTGCCAAGCCAGGAATAGATCCAGTACTCCCACAGCTTAGTGCGTTATCTGTTAGAACTGCAGTAACCAACTTTTTGGGCAGGTGTGCCCCAAGTTTTGCCAGGCTTACTTCTatccaagtgccactccaatcctcaCCCCCAGAGGTGTACCTGATACAGCCTGTACCCTGGGGTGCTAGAAAGGAGGCAGGGGGCTTAAATCTCTATTCCAATGGTGGAGACTCAGCAGGACATTGCTGAGGGTGGAGGcatcatagggccttccctggcTCTACAACCACTGCAGTTTTATTTGGTGAACG
Encoded here:
- the AHR gene encoding aryl hydrocarbon receptor isoform X4, with amino-acid sequence MALNGFVLVVTSDALVFYVSSTIQDYLGFQQSDIIHQSVFELIHTEDRPEFQRQLHWALNPAQSTDSAQRVQADNGFSQPAAYYNPEQLPPENSSFMERNFICRLRCLLDNSSGFLAMNFQGRLKFLHGQNKKGKDGSTLSPQLALFAVATPLQPPSILEIRTKNFIFRTKHKLDFTPTGCDAKGKIVLGYTEAELCMRGTGYQFVHAADMLYCAENHVRMIKTGESGMTVFRLLTKENRWAWVQANARLVYKNGRPDYIIATQRPLTDEEGAEHLRKRNMKLPFMFATGEAVLYEVTFPVPSLMDPSQAKMKSIIGKGAAAKATLHKESVDPSSLLGAMLRQDESVYLCPPASNKLSFERSFFTDARDELGNVISSSWQDNLLPVGNNILKQELTECPQESNFILPENNAELFQDNKNSDLYSIMKSLGIDFEDIKCIQQDEEFLKTEFSGVDDIGDMDITDEILTYVQDSLNNKTDFLYSGCHQQQPMVQNASCLVQQEFDQQQLHQHQKQVVEQHQQQLCQKMKHMQVNGMFSNWNSVSSVPLSCSQQPEQYAFPGTHGTTQECTYKSEVNVAPYACRQEFIPYKQPTGMVPQLSNFTQIDFPVGSFDGSTYPASSTLEGFLNCLQHIPENQGCGINSEPVMLTPQTCYAGAVSMYQCPPETQPNCMDQMQYNPMMASQQALLHKFQNGFNGGNLNEAYPPQLNVISNTQTTAHLQPLHHPTEPRPFSDLASSGFM
- the AHR gene encoding aryl hydrocarbon receptor isoform X1 — encoded protein: MNPNVTYASRKRRKPVQKIVKPSPVEGVKSNPSKRHRDRLNAELDRLASLLPFPQDVIAKLDKLSVLRLSVSYLRAKSFFDVALKSSNSARPERNGIQESCRTNKPGEGIHILEGELLLQALNGFVLVVTSDALVFYVSSTIQDYLGFQQSDIIHQSVFELIHTEDRPEFQRQLHWALNPAQSTDSAQRVQADNGFSQPAAYYNPEQLPPENSSFMERNFICRLRCLLDNSSGFLAMNFQGRLKFLHGQNKKGKDGSTLSPQLALFAVATPLQPPSILEIRTKNFIFRTKHKLDFTPTGCDAKGKIVLGYTEAELCMRGTGYQFVHAADMLYCAENHVRMIKTGESGMTVFRLLTKENRWAWVQANARLVYKNGRPDYIIATQRPLTDEEGAEHLRKRNMKLPFMFATGEAVLYEVTFPVPSLMDPSQAKMKSIIGKGAAAKATLHKESVDPSSLLGAMLRQDESVYLCPPASNKLSFERSFFTDARDELGNVISSSWQDNLLPVGNNILKQELTECPQESNFILPENNAELFQDNKNSDLYSIMKSLGIDFEDIKCIQQDEEFLKTEFSGVDDIGDMDITDEILTYVQDSLNNKTDFLYSGCHQQQPMVQNASCLVQQEFDQQQLHQHQKQVVEQHQQQLCQKMKHMQVNGMFSNWNSVSSVPLSCSQQPEQYAFPGTHGTTQECTYKSEVNVAPYACRQEFIPYKQPTGMVPQLSNFTQIDFPVGSFDGSTYPASSTLEGFLNCLQHIPENQGCGINSEPVMLTPQTCYAGAVSMYQCPPETQPNCMDQMQYNPMMASQQALLHKFQNGFNGGNLNEAYPPQLNVISNTQTTAHLQPLHHPTEPRPFSDLASSGFM
- the AHR gene encoding aryl hydrocarbon receptor isoform X2, producing the protein MNPNVTYASRKRRKPVQKIVKPSPVEGVKSNPSKRHRDRLNAELDRLASLLPFPQDVIAKLDKLSVLRLSVSYLRAKSFFDVALKSSNSARPERNGIQESCRTNKPGEGIHILEGELLLQALNGFVLVVTSDALVFYVSSTIQDYLGFQQSDIIHQSVFELIHTEDRPEFQRQLHWALNPAQSTDSAQRVQDNGFSQPAAYYNPEQLPPENSSFMERNFICRLRCLLDNSSGFLAMNFQGRLKFLHGQNKKGKDGSTLSPQLALFAVATPLQPPSILEIRTKNFIFRTKHKLDFTPTGCDAKGKIVLGYTEAELCMRGTGYQFVHAADMLYCAENHVRMIKTGESGMTVFRLLTKENRWAWVQANARLVYKNGRPDYIIATQRPLTDEEGAEHLRKRNMKLPFMFATGEAVLYEVTFPVPSLMDPSQAKMKSIIGKGAAAKATLHKESVDPSSLLGAMLRQDESVYLCPPASNKLSFERSFFTDARDELGNVISSSWQDNLLPVGNNILKQELTECPQESNFILPENNAELFQDNKNSDLYSIMKSLGIDFEDIKCIQQDEEFLKTEFSGVDDIGDMDITDEILTYVQDSLNNKTDFLYSGCHQQQPMVQNASCLVQQEFDQQQLHQHQKQVVEQHQQQLCQKMKHMQVNGMFSNWNSVSSVPLSCSQQPEQYAFPGTHGTTQECTYKSEVNVAPYACRQEFIPYKQPTGMVPQLSNFTQIDFPVGSFDGSTYPASSTLEGFLNCLQHIPENQGCGINSEPVMLTPQTCYAGAVSMYQCPPETQPNCMDQMQYNPMMASQQALLHKFQNGFNGGNLNEAYPPQLNVISNTQTTAHLQPLHHPTEPRPFSDLASSGFM